One stretch of Acropora muricata isolate sample 2 chromosome 12, ASM3666990v1, whole genome shotgun sequence DNA includes these proteins:
- the LOC136893804 gene encoding uncharacterized protein has product MVATVVAVLLFTILAMSDGGSAETPVVVSSQASQGILSSQTTMNRPPLPQVKPPPPINLADCSAKQWKLWKQAWLNFAIVSKISTQDDSYQKALFLCTIGQSALEIYNAFRYSTNDNPDKVDTIIAKFDEYFMGDVNETYERFKFNQRNQEAGESFDAYLTDLRNLTESCNFCTCPTMSDSLLRDRIVLGIRNEDARKRLLQERRLDLKKCIDICRTSESATTQLQAIGGKLEEIHTIKPEDSSLKTRGKRDGRTDDLNNQVSRKLKCKFCCKSHVLKKQLCPAWGKRCNLCGRMNHWKGSEMCEKKDKVHLVSHDSELSDSDSDVTSVKALNVLVNGVCSKKDKPIYCEMRVNSKPIKLQVDCGATVCIIPKSLIGETLIESCNVSLEMWNKVKMKALGTCKLLVENPKTLLKYRVKFIVVEENLTPLLSRKAAEKMELITVNYERFESVNGVMNSSDILRRYPDIFNADVGTLPGSVQLTLKPDAEPILCPPKRLPIELKDTVKQELDKLVKAGVLAPVDEPTDWVNQMAIATKRDGSLRICIDPRHLNRSLKREHYQLPVLDDILPDLAKAKVFSKVDLSHGYWHCTLDEESSLLTTFSTPFGRYRWRRLPLGLSASSEIFQKRLHQALEGLLGAACIADDILVYGVGDTLEEATLNHDHNLASLLERCHHKSIKLNKHKLALRVQEVDFMGHLLTAQGLKPDPKKVEAILKLPTPKSKEDIERLNGTVNYLAKFLPRLSHVMEPLRRLTQTGVEWHWDDGEEKAFSEVKHLVTQAPILAYYSADKELVIQCDASSRGLGAVLLQGGKPLAYASRALTDPVTRYATIEKEMLASTLPVIHSTLQI; this is encoded by the coding sequence ATGGTGGCAACGGTGGTGGCTGTTCTTTTATTTACTATTCTTGCGATGAGCGACGGAGGATCCGCTGAAACTCCCGTGGTTGTTTCTTCACAAGCTTCGCAAGGTATCCTTTCGAGCCAAACTACGATGAATCGTCCGCCTTTACCTCAAGTAAAACCACCCCCTCCTATAAACCTAGCGGACTGTTCGGCCAAACAGTGGAAGTTGTGGAAACAGGCCTGGCTTAATTTCGCTATCGTTTCCAAGATATCAACTCAGGACGACTCATATCAGAAAGCTCTCTTCCTTTGCACAATCGGCCAAAGCGCCTTAGAAATCTACAACGCTTTCCGATATAGCACGAATGACAATCCTGACAAAGTGGACACCATCATCGCGAAATTCGACGAATATTTCATGGGAGATGTTAACGAAACTTATGAGCGTTTCAAGTTTAATCAAAGGAATCAGGAAGCCGGCGAAAGCTTCGACGCTTACCTCACTGACCTTCGAAACTTGACTGAATCATGCAACTTCTGTACTTGCCCTACTATGAGCGACTCCCTTCTCCGTGACCGTATTGTCCTTGGGATTAGAAATGAAGATGCACGAAAGCGTTTACTACAAGAGCGCAGGCTAGACTTAAAGAAGTGTATTGACATCTGCCGCACCTCTGAAAGCGCCACAACCCAACTGCAGGCTATCGGTGGGAAACTAGAAGAAATTCACACTATTAAACCTGAAGATAGCTCTCTGAAAACACGAGGGAAACGAGATGGCCGTACTGACGATCTAAACAACCAAGTGTCACGAAAGCTCAAATGCAAATTCTGTTGCAAATCTCACGttctaaagaaacaattatgTCCCGCATGGGGTAAAAGATGCAATCTGTGTGGAAGGATGAATCACTGGAAGGGCTCCGAAATGTGTGAGAAAAAGGACAAAGTGCATTTGGTAAGTCATGACTCTGAACTTTCTGACTCTGATTCCGATGTAACCTCTGTTAAGGCGCTTAACGTCCTTGTCAATGGTGTCTGCTCCAAGAAAGACAAACCAATTTATTGTGAGATGCGTGTTAATTCTAAACCCATCAAACTGCAAGTAGACTGTGGTGCCACTGTATGCATAATTCCCAAGAGTCTCATTGGTGAAACCCTGATTGAGTCGTGCAATGTTTCCCTGGAAATGTGGAACAAAGTGAAAATGAAGGCACTTGGAACCTGTAAACTTCTTGTTGAAAACCCAAAGACTCTCTTGAAGTACAGGGtaaaatttattgttgttgAAGAGAATCTCACTCCCCTCTTGAGTCGCAAGGCAGCTGAGAAAATGGAACTCATTACAGTCAACTATGAGAGGTTCGAAAGTGTGAATGGAGTAATGAATTCATCAGATATTTTAAGGCGCTACCCAGACATTTTCAATGCGGATGTTGGCACTTTACCTGGATCTGTGCAACTAACACTGAAACCTGATGCAGAGCCAATTCTTTGTCCTCCAAAACGGCTACCGATTGAGCTGAAGGACACTGTAAAACAAGAACTTGATAAACTTGTTAAAGCGGGAGTTCTCGCCCCAGTAGACGAACCCACTGACTGGGTGAACCAAATGGCAATTGCAACTAAAAGGGATGGTAGCTTACGCATTTGCATAGACCCTCGTCATCTGAATCGCTCCTTGAAACGAGAGCACTATCAGTTACCTGTCCTTGATGATATTCTCCCAGACCTTGCGAAGGCCAAAGTTTTCAGTAAAGTTGATCTCAGCCATGGATATTGGCACTGCACTTTGGATGAAGAGTCCAGTTTGCTTACCACATTTTCAACGCCATTTGGACGATACCGATGGAGACGACTACCTCTTGGCCTTTCTGCTAGTTCTGAGATATTTCAGAAACGACTTCACCAAGCCTTAGAGGGACTTCTAGGCGCGGCATGCATAGCCGATGACATACTGGTTTATGGGGTTGGTGATACTCTTGAGGAAGCTACGCTAAATCACGACCACAACCTTGCATCTCTATTGGAACGGTGTCACCACAAATCCATCAAGCTGAATAAGCACAAGCTAGCCCTGAGGGTGCAAGAAGTGGACTTTATGGGACACTTGCTGACTGCACAAGGTTTGAAACCTGACCCAAAGAAAGTGGAAGCCATTCTTAAGCTACCGACGCCAAAGTCCAAGGAGGACATCGAGAGACTCAATGGCACGGTCAATTACCTTGCCAAATTTCTCCCAAGACTTTCCCACGTCATGGAGCCCCTTCGAAGACTGACCCAGACAGGTGTTGAATGGCATTGGGATGATGGCGAGGAGAAGGCTTTCAGTGAAGTAAAACACCTTGTCACCCAAGCTCCAATCCTTGCTTACTATAGCGCAGACAAAGAACTCGTCATACAGTGCGACGCCAGTAGCCGTGGCCTTGGAGCTGTTCTCCTACAAGGAGGTAAACCTCTTGCTTACGCTAGCAGGGCGCTAACAGATCCAGTAACACGTTACGCAACCATTGAGAAAGAAATGCTGGCCAGTACACTCCCGGTCATACACAGCACCTTGCAGATATGA
- the LOC136892509 gene encoding uncharacterized protein yields MASRGSRPKVKWTEQMNRDLLECKKKAKELLVSENPPCKENGNKKGYIAVMTELWAEKGYEHLGIKSQNLRDQASRLEKMDDSIGEICTTDATNGGVANGDNIGEQLALGGITRNLYMPPQQESDDFENGDNISQNANLNLANSLDLHTAMEPPAENNNIAESVHQQQQESEAVTYDVLSEARAGVHAPGHLPEFSAVDMPPIISWGHRADGTIITVHSSTIIKAYDEITQWRKNTFLVPYGKVGREFIDQLTQHITEWNNASHAQHIALKAAIVLLATVLQKPSMKSKAKDHQECLTKRLALWKEGEIESLLREGRSIQKRILKTKRAKPPDKAKIFAKLVMQGQINSALRYLSEDNCRGVLPLTDDVMRQLHEKHPEAQDAKLGSILFGPVEEVHDSLYQQIDGEMIREAALRTKGSGGPSGVDANGFKRILTCKSFKKSSANLCDALATMTRKLCTEYIDPRTIEPILANRLIPLDKGEGAVRPIGVGEVIRRIIGKCVMRVTKEDVLDASGSLQVCAGLRSGSEAAVHAMYSIFEEEETDAVLLIDASNAFNALNRAAALHNIRVLCPPLATYAINTYRQPARLFITGGSELKSAEGTTQGDPLAMAIYAISLQPLITRLGISSEAKQCWYADDASGSGSLEVIKQWWDELTEVGPNLGYYPNAKKCWLITKPEKVEGARAIFEGTAINISTQGQSHLGAALGSREYLEEYVGSKVEDWVSQVVKLAEFAMSQPQACYAAFTFGLRHRWTYLFRTLPDIEDLVEPLERAIADVLIPSITDHHCTTPSERDLLALPVRLGGLGIINPSQDAGLQYQASLKTTAPLVENIVSQVHETPDDTVVSALQQSARREKNEVLRTRLHEIKNSLTLKTQRAVELASDKGASNWLTVIPIDEMGFTLNKGEFRDALKLRYDWEIADKPSICVCGDVFNVDHAMVCRRGGFIIQRHNELRDLEADMLSMVCNDVEIEPVLQELTGESLPSGANRAPDARLDIHARGFWERQRSAFFDVRVCHPNADSYRDLDLKQIYKQHENDKKRLYTQRVMNVEQGTFTPLVFTTTGGMGEECKRYHNRLAELVAAKKGEVYANTVSWIRSKVSFAILRAALLCLRGSRTPKRTIRSNVQEADFELDRFRAKI; encoded by the coding sequence ATGGCGTCGAGAGGATCACGACCGAAAGTGAAATGGACGGAGCAGATGAACAGAGACCTGTTAGAATGCaagaagaaagcaaaggagCTCCTGGTATCAGAAAACCCACCGTGCAAAGAAAATGGTAACAAAAAAGGCTATATAGCAGTAATGACGGAGCTGTGGGCCGAGAAAGGATATGAACATCTAGGAATCAAAAGCCAAAACCTACGGGATCAAGCTTCCAGGCTCGAAAAAATGGATGACAGTATTGGCGAGATTTGCACTACTGATGCGACTAATGGTGGAGTGGCTAATGGCGATAATATAGGAGAGCAGTTAGCCTTAGGCGGAATTACGAGAAATTTATATATGCCTCCCCAACAAGAAagcgacgattttgaaaatggtgacaACATCAGCCAAAATGCTAATTTGAACCTGGCAAACTCCCTGGATTTGCATACTGCAATGGAGCCGCCGGCGGAAaataataacattgctgaaagtgtacatcaacaacaacaagaatcaGAAGCCGTGACTTACGATGTTCTCAGTGAAGCTCGTGCCGGCGTGCACGCACCAGGTCATTTACCTGAATTCAGCGCTGTTGACATGCCACCAATAATCAGCTGGGGGCATAGAGCGGACGGAACAATAATAACAGTCCATTCGTCAACCATAATTAAAGCGTACGATGAAATCACACAATGGCGCAAAAACACCTTCCTTGTCCCATATGGTAAAGTCGGGCGAGAGTTTATTGACCAACTAACACAACACATAACTGAGTGGAACAATGCATCGCATGCGCAACATATAGCGCTTAAAGCCGCTATTGTCCTATTAGCAACGGTACTACAAAAGCCAAGCATgaaatcaaaagcaaaagatCATCAAGAGTGCCTGACAAAACGCCTAGCGCTATGGAAAGAAGGGGAAATCGAAAGTCTACTACGCGAAGGCCGATCGATCCAAAAGCGTATCCTTAAGACCAAGAGGGCAAAGCCACCAGATAAAGCGAAAATATTTGCCAAGCTAGTCATGCAAGGGCAGATAAACTCTGCTCTGAGATATCTGAGTGAGGACAACTGCCGTGGGGTGCTACCGCTGACCGACGATGTCATGAGACAGCTCCATGAGAAACATCCTGAGGCACAAGATGCAAAGCTTGGCTCGATACTCTTTGGACCGGTAGAGGAAGTACATGATTCGCTATACCAGCAGATTGATGGCGAAATGATACGCGAGGCGGCACTACGAACCAAAGGATCGGGCGGCCCCTCAGGCGTTGACGCAAATGGCTTCAAGCGTATTCTCACTTGCAAATCCTTCAAGAAATCAAGTGCGAACTTATGCGATGCCTTGGCAACAATGACCAGAAAGTTATGCACAGAGTATATTGATCCACGGACTATTGAACCAATATTAGCCAACAGGCTAATACCTCTGGACAAGGGTGAAGGCGCAGTCCGCCCAATTGGTGTGGGTGAAGTTATTAGAAGGATAATTGGAAAGTGCGTCATGAGGGTTACCAAGGAGGATGTTCTCGACGCTAGTGGATCACTACAGGTGTGCGCAGGCCTCAGGAGCGGGAGCGAGGCTGCTGTCCATGCAATGTATTCTATATTTGAAGAGGAAGAAACAGATGCTGTACTCCTGATTGATGCCTCAAATGCTTTCAACGCACTAAACAGAGCTGCTGCGCTTCATAATATAAGGGTTCTGTGTCCACCCTTAGCAACATACGCAATCAATACATACCGGCAACCGGCGAGACTGTTTATAACAGGAGGAAGCGAGCTCAAATCCGCCGAAGGCACAACACAAGGGGATCCCTTGGCGATGGCGATTTACGCCATCAGCCTTCAACCCTTGATTACACGCTTGGGTATCTCCAGTGAAGCAAAACAATGCTGGTATGCCGATGACGCAAGTGGGTCCGGATCTCTGGAAGTGATAAAGCAATGGTGGGACGAACTGACCGAAGTTGGGCCTAATCTGGGATACTACCCAAACGCCAAGAAATGTTGGCTTATTACTAAACCTGAAAAGGTGGAGGGTGCTCGAGCAATTTTCGAAGGAACTGCGATTAACATCTCTACGCAGGGTCAAAGTCATCTAGGGGCAGCCCTGGGCTCCAGAGAATATCTGGAAGAATACGTCGGTAGTAAAGTGGAGGACTGGGTAAGCCAAGTGGTTAAGCTGGCGGAATTTGCCATGTCACAACCCCAAGCGTGCTACGCAGCCTTTACATTTGGCTTACGGCACCGATGGACATATCTTTTTAGAACACTTCCTGATATAGAAGATCTAGTAGAACCTTTGGAACGCGCCATTGCCGATGTCTTAATACCATCAATAACGGACCATCATTGCACAACACCGAGCGAAAGGGACCTCTTGGCACTACCAGTTAGACTGGGTGGGCTTGGAATTATAAATCCAAGCCAGGATGCAGGCCTACAGTACCAAGCGTCATTGAAGACCACAGCGCCATTAGTCGAGAACATTGTTTCGCAAGTCCATGAAACACCAGACGATACCGTTGTTAGCGCACTACAGCAGAGTGCGCGAAGAGAGAAAAACGAGGTGCTCCGAACAAGACTACATGAAATCAAGAACTCTCTAACTCTGAAGACACAGCGCGCTGTTGAACTTGCTTCTGACAAAGGTGCATCTAATTGGCTGACAGTCATACCGATTGACGAAATGGGCTTCACTCTGAACAAGGGCGAGTTTCGAGACGCTCTAAAGCTCAGATACGACTGGGAAATCGCCGACAAGCCATCCATTTGCGTGTGTGGCGATGTCTTTAATGTTGATCATGCCATGGTCTGCAGGCGTGGCGGCTTCATAATACAGCGTCATAATGAGCTGAGAGATCTCGAAGCAGACATGCTTAGCATGGTCTGCAATGATGTCGAGATTGAGCCCGTCCTCCAAGAGCTCACGGGAGAGTCGCTGCCAAGCGGAGCTAACAGAGCTCCCGACGCTCGCCTAGACATCCATGCCAGAGGCTTTTGGGAAAGGCAAAGGTCAGCGTTCTTCGATGTACGGGTATGTCACCCCAACGCTGATTCTTACAGAGACCTGGACCTCAAGCAGATATACAAGCAGCACGAGAATGACAAGAAGAGATTGTACACGCAAAGAGTGATGAACGTTGAACAGGGAACATTTACACCATTAGTGTTTACAACAACAGGCGGCATGGGAGAAGAGTGCAAGAGATACCATAACAGGCTGGCAGAGCTAGTCGCAGCGAAAAAAGGAGAGGTCTATGCCAACACCGTCTCCTGGATAAGATCTAAAGTCTCCTTTGCCATCCTTAGGGCAGCTCTACTCTGCCTTAGAGGGTCGAGAACACCTAAAAGGACAATTAGAAGTAATGTTCAAGAAGCGGACTTTGAATTAGATAGATTTCGTGCCAAAATCTag